gtgatgggagtgataaagggccatcggaacacagaagtgttgggaGTGCTGACACACAAGGCATGTGGACACTGTAGTAATACTAAAGAAgaaactgatttaactatacattatcctGGGCCAAGCAAGCTCTTCCTAAAGCATAtgcttcataatgtatagggaAGTAAAGGggggattattcactaaagggaggggTGCGGCATGTAGATCTTGGCTAGCCCTTAAATTAATAAATCTCACAGCAATCTAAAAACTTCAAAAAAGCACTTATATACGGCAACACGCGTCTCTTTACATTACCGGCAACGAGCAGATGTGAAATCCCATTAGATCTGTAACAGTACCTGAGTTCCGATGCTCCAGTAAAACCAGCCGACATATGATGGATGTCTGAACCAGGAATACACGCCGGATGTTACCAGAGTGTGCGAGTCGGATTTCTCATTCTGTACGATGTGATTGAAATTGGAGCCGGCCGTGAGCATCGCACACTTCCGAAGCAATTCCCCGAAGAGCACCATTATCAATCCGATAACACTCAGCCACGTGATCTGCTTCAGGTCTACATTACCAAAGAAAAGACGAGAGGGAGGGAGACAGACGGGATATTATTTCTTCCACTTGATAGAAGACATTTTAAAGGCCATGATCAGAACGACTATTATGAAAAcatgattaaaacaaaaacagatatgAAATCCTACACATGTACTGTGCGCATGGAGAGCATTAATCTGCGAAATGACCACATGAGCACTAAAAGTGGAACGCGTATAAGTGCCATTGCAGGGCATATTTAAGTGGAAAAACTAAacgggaaaaaagaaaagtgcaaagtacaaatgaaaaaaaaaaaaggcaattctaGCACTCAAACTCCCATGTAAGTGAATTTGCCCCCACACACCACAAACATGTGGAGGGACCCTGATTTCCCGATACCAGGgggctcttaaccccttaatgacaaaacccgtacatgtacgggctcaaaatgcattgttttcaatgggtttagggaccgcccattgtccttaaggggttaaattatacCCCGTGCGGACCCCAGAGTACCAAGCTCTCCCCCGCTCACAGGTACTCCGTCGCTGCATATAATCCAGCAGAGCTGGAAATGTATGTAGATGTAGGATACGACTAACTAGCAATCCTAATGACATTTTACCTACGAGTAAGCAGCTAGTGGGATTTGTCCAACCCTGAATATCATCTACACTCCGCAGATACGGCAGCCATTCTTACACCCACCACAGACATGTGTGTCTGCCATCAAAGCATTAATTGATCTCGGTTATAACTCCCAAGCAGTGATTCAATTAAATTGGTAGAACAAGAGGAAGAAAACATCAGGGTATGCAAATCAATTAGgatataaacattattattacacattacaAACCTGGGAAGAGTATTCTCTCTATGGTAAATTCTACCCAAGAGGAGACAGCAGCCAGGGTGTACTCCAAGCTGTGATTAAGGAGGTAGGAGTCCAACGACAGACTTTTGGGATTGTTCAGCGCCGTTACCAAATATTCAGAGTAATGGAAGAAGGACAGGGAGCACATGTACCTGGAAACAAGCAGAGGGTTACTTATAAACTACTAGGCATCTAACTGCATGAGAAACCCTGACCTGTAACCACATATACTCAGGAGAGGCAGATAGCatgcaatatattaatatattatatattaacttATTATACGTGATGGCCACACAGAGGACCCGCATCGGGTGTTCCAACTGTCTGGAAATCAATGCACAATTAGTACGTTTCTGTCTGGGTTTGTCTTGGCTGCCAATGacgtaaaaacatttttctttactgCTTACCATCCAAagtgtttccatggtgactgagTAACACTCAGGAGCAGACCACATCCAAAGGCAAAGCCCAAGAAGGCACCCCTAATGGCTACCTGGaataaaaagagggaaatgtAACTTTAGTATGTCAGAAACAATTAAACAGATGCAGAGATAATCTGGaatcagtagtagtagtagtggtggtggtggtagtagGGCACTTGGCCTAGACAGGTCAACACTGGCCCAATCGGACATGGAAAATTATACATGGCTACTCGTTTTGATGGTTAGTTAGGACATgctgcaatagtcatttacagcattaaccccgtctgtgctggatttctgatccaacAAATTCAGAgtaaccccaaacttttgaccgGCAGAATATAAGTGGCTTTCATAAGCCTCTCCGCCAACACTTTACCTGCCCTGGTACCCAGGCCGCTAACAATCATAAAATGTAACCCAATAAGAAGACAAGAACCCAACCAGGGTTCTAAGGCAGCTATCATGCAAATACATCTAGAACAATATAATCGGAAAGCATGAATAACCCAAACCTCAGGACCACGTGATGAAAGCGACTAAAATAGCACAATGCTTAGATAAGCTCTTAAATCCTCTTAATCGccacaaaattttttttaactgactGGTTAATGTTAATGTCTTTGAAAAAATGAACGTACATAAAAGGCACCGATATTCTAGCGCATGTTCGAAAGGTTCTGCATTGTAACTGATATAACAATGTATTTTCTGcgatacaatctccattcaatCAGCTTTTGCTTCCTGTAAGCAGCGCGTCCTGTAAAAgcctattaaataaaatagcgCAAATCCCTTAACCCGCTTCCCGTGTGCCAGCCCAGCCGGGGATACGATCGCCGGAAAAACAAATAACCTCAAAGACATATTTGCTGCTTCCTATAGAGAAGGTGTCCTCGGaacaaaacaataacaattaCAGCATAAAAAGGTTATTATACAGATTACTGCATAAAAAACACTCAGACTGCTTGGGTCTCATCAAAAAAAGCCATTAATAGACAAGACCCTTTTTTCGTTGGCttcacttttgttttaatagaactaacagattccatagcgctgaaCGAGGAGTTTAGACAGTTTAAAGAACCTAAAGCAGAAGGCTGGGAGAGTTTATTATACAGAGAGATGTTCTGCGGCTGCCTCCTCCCGGCTACTCATCATATACCGTCTGACATGGAAAGGCAGGGCGATGGCGGTGACCTTCCACGACTGTCAGACGCCTCTTCAGCCGACGTGAAAGGAAAAGGGCCGCTCTATAAAGATTAACTCCGATAATAGCATTGGCCAAATGTAACGGCGGCCCATTTGCTACACGACGTGGCTTAAAGTACAAAGGAATTAGCAACACACAGTGGGCTGGCGTGGGTGACAACGTATGATCCTGCGAGAAATAACATACTGCAGACCCTACAATAACCATATTATATCACTTCATATATGTCACATGACTCCGTTAAACAGGGAAACATACACAAGATGTCTGTAGCAGTGAAATGACTTTTATGCAGCCACACAGTATAAAGCttagtagaaacatagaacgtgacggcagatcagacccattagACCCATCGCGTctctggtctcgtcttagattcaggagcagtatgcctataccatgcatgtCTAAATCCCCTCATTGGATTAACATCTACCTCATCTGCTGGGAGATTAATCCACTCATCTACCCCACTGCCAGTTAAGTGTCCTTACATCACATTAAATGCCTTTATATATCTCCTTATAAGCACCCCCTGTAAATGTGATATATGATCACACAGTATGTGGCTGTAACAGGACAGGGTTATGGGGCCATGCATTAGGGACAGTCACACATGTGCTCCAGCTCCACACATCATGTACCTGATACAGCCGAGCCCGGTAGACGAGCAGCAGAAAGCCATTCACAGCCGCCACGAACAGAACTAACGCTATCCTGCCCGGTGTGGCAGTCAGGAGGGTCTGGTCGGGCCCTGTAAACCGGCTCGTTAACAACGGCAGGAAGATGACCAAGGCGCCCAGAAAAAAGCTGAACAGGCTCACTCTGCCCTCCTGCACCAGCCTCACGCCTGCCATGTTGGAGGAGGCAAAGCGGAAGCCCCGAGGCAACTTCCGGTAGGCTTGGTAGACAGACTTGGGTGGAGACCGTCTGTCGTTGCTAGGGCGACACCTGCTGGacacactgtgtaatatgtaatatgtacatCATTTACTGtgaatatggaaaaaatggacattgtattatatttattcattcatttatatacTTCGCTGGCTTTTCCTGTTTAAGTGAGAGGAAAATATCTGTAATGGCCGTAAAAAGCCATGGAAAAAAATCCTCTGAGATTACGCACAAATAATCAACTCTGCCATAAAGTGAGGTGCTTGCATTTCATCCCGGTGAATTAACCATTCATTACCAGTGACCAACACCAAAAGCCTGTCCCGCATGGTTAAACCTGTTAGATGAAATCTCAATATGCGGGACAACTTGTAGCTCTTCTGACCGTTGATGAGGTTTATTTCAGGAGAGCCCTGCCAGATGTAGCCCTTCATactaataataagtaataaggAGATGAAACACAAATGTCCGTTTCCTAGAAATATATGCCCCGGTGAAACTTTCACTGAAAGTCTGTTTCCATGGTCGGTTACCTCAAACGTGTCGAGTAGTAGAATAAACTGTAAAACAAAGCaggaattcagcgcatacccaacAAACACCATTCAAACAAAACCTATAAATATTGGTAAATAAACACTGTACGATCATTTATCGCTTCACCCCCCACTGTACCCCAAGTTCGgagagtcctatctaatttttatggctatattgcttaccaaggatcagaatcagtgggactgcaccggATTCTAACCCAAAATATGGACCGTGGAACTTGGGTTCTAGTGTAGTGTAGTCCAGAACACTTGTTATGTTACAATTAATTATAGTTAAGATGAGATGATATGTTTTATCCATAATTAGGAAAGACACAATTTTTAAACTAACTATTTTAATGTCACCGTGGTGATTCTGCAATACAAATGTTGAAACTAAACTATCCGAAATGCCCAGGGAACGGATTTCTATCCAAGGGAATCACTATAACTTATTGAAATCCGAAGACAAACAATGAACTTCCATCTTACTATTTTTAATCGatttttctataaattatttACATAGGAAAATATCACaagtcaataataataaaaaagaaataatatgtaACATTATCCCTTCCTTTTAAATGGAATTCCGATGGAAACCTTTATGTATTGGTAAACTTTTCTTAACAAAAATTTCCAGAAATGTTCTCCAATATTGGAACCTTCTTGGCGATTAtgtatcttcttcttcttcttcgtcttcttcctgAAGACTCACACAATTCCCCAGTTCCATTTCACAGAGAGGGGggggctttttatttattttgcctgTTTAACACAGAGAATCCCTCTAGTGTGTTTGAAGAGCAGAAGAAAGAAGGGGGTAGAACGTAGACAGGTAAATGAAAGGAGATGAGTCACCAGCCCAGCTTAACAAAAACCACTCTGAGAGCAC
This window of the Spea bombifrons isolate aSpeBom1 chromosome 12, aSpeBom1.2.pri, whole genome shotgun sequence genome carries:
- the ICMT gene encoding protein-S-isoprenylcysteine O-methyltransferase, which translates into the protein MAGVRLVQEGRVSLFSFFLGALVIFLPLLTSRFTGPDQTLLTATPGRIALVLFVAAVNGFLLLVYRARLYQVAIRGAFLGFAFGCGLLLSVTQSPWKHFGWYMCSLSFFHYSEYLVTALNNPKSLSLDSYLLNHSLEYTLAAVSSWVEFTIERILFPDLKQITWLSVIGLIMVLFGELLRKCAMLTAGSNFNHIVQNEKSDSHTLVTSGVYSWFRHPSYVGWFYWSIGTQILLCNPICLVGYTLASWRFFRERVEEEEYSLIHFFGEQYLEYKRKVPTGLPFIKGVKVEP